Proteins encoded by one window of Nicotiana tabacum cultivar K326 chromosome 10, ASM71507v2, whole genome shotgun sequence:
- the LOC107773701 gene encoding replication protein A 14 kDa subunit B, with protein sequence MDTSNPAVFVNAEFLKEHVGRRVRAVVQVMQSDGDTVIGKSTDEKQLVLKGNPPNPLSTFVEVIGIADTTQSIQAETWTNFGDTLDITSYDKVCRLANGDHKHLFI encoded by the exons ATGGACACGTCAAATCCTGCAGTCTTTGTCAATGCTGAGTTCCTCAAAGAGCACGTGGGAAGGAGGGTTCGCGCAGTGGTTCAGGTTATGCAGTCTGATGGTGATACAGTCATTGGAAAATCAACTGATGAAAAACAGCTAGTTTTGAAAGGAAATCCACCTAATCCTCTTTCAACTTTTGTTGAAGTAATTGGTATTGCTGACACTACCCAGTCTATACAGGCAGAAACTTGGACCAATTTTGGTGATACTCTTG ATATTACTAGCTACGACAAGGTTTGCAGACTGGCAAATGGGGACCATAAGCACTTGTTTATCTGA